GTGGGTGTCCCACCGACGGCCGCGCTGATCAAAGACGAAGCCGGTTTCGAGACCGGCAGCGGCGAACCCCAGGAGGACTTCGTCGCCGACCTCTCCGTCGATCAGGTGAAGAAGATCGCCGAGCAGAAACACCCCGACCTGCTCGCCTACGACACGATCAATGCCGCGAAGGAAGTCGTCGGCACCTGCGCCTCGATGGGCGTCACCATCGAAGGTGACGACGCCCGCGAGTTCAAGCAGAAAGTCGACAGCGGCGAGTACGACGACGTGCTGGCCGAGCAGGGCGAAGCCAGCGCCTGACGTACGAGCGC
The nucleotide sequence above comes from Halosolutus halophilus. Encoded proteins:
- a CDS encoding 50S ribosomal protein L11, encoding MAGTIEVLVPGGQANPGPPLGPELGPTPVDVQAVVQEINDQTAAFDGTEVPVTVDYDDDGSFEIDVGVPPTAALIKDEAGFETGSGEPQEDFVADLSVDQVKKIAEQKHPDLLAYDTINAAKEVVGTCASMGVTIEGDDAREFKQKVDSGEYDDVLAEQGEASA